Proteins encoded within one genomic window of Oncorhynchus masou masou isolate Uvic2021 chromosome 1, UVic_Omas_1.1, whole genome shotgun sequence:
- the LOC135543189 gene encoding putative aminopeptidase W07G4.4, whose product MPAMCTHVQPIEWTTDCKNQNYDGVVLVTQSYDTLPKELECLKAPLQDYSSVDCGLGDKVVVLMVPGLPGKRLVFASTGPVNRDYDDVRRFSDAAVNGIKRAMKAGMQRPLLVCPRHSSYDRSTMVAALGALHALYMPLEVREVSVKPSQYKVCVLGLWVDQEAEGKELVDLVSALESGRLACRDIGGSDPERMAAPRVAEYVQALFKESPVQVDVVSDLKVLEKEYPCLAAVNRCANAVPRHQARVIKLQYCGEGPIQHTLMLVGKGITYDTGGADIKAGGIMAGMHRDKCGAAAVAGFFQVLAKLKPKHLKVVGGMAMVRNSVGSDCYVADELVVSRAGRRVRVGNTDAEGRMVMVDLLCEMKEKAVREVSPQLFTIATLTGHAIRAMGPNYSIIMDNGAAHRSGNARQWQKAGEVLGDLFEVSSIRREDYDFHKGKSEYEEILQSNNLPSSATPRGHQTPAAFLIMASGLDKHGVDSGTPLPYSHIDIAGSSGPFPGVPTGAPILAMATNYILPSAYQPNDALPRA is encoded by the exons ATGCCAGCAATGTGTACCCA CGTCCAGCCCATCGAGTGGACCACTGACTGTAAGAACCAGAA TTATGATGGCGTAGTCTTGGTGACCCAGAGTTATGACACGCTGCCCAAGGAGCTGGAATGTCTGAAAGCACCTCTGCAGGACTACAGCTCT GTGGACTGTGGTCTGGGAGATaaggtggtggtgttgatggttccGGGGTTGCCTGGTAAACGCTTGGTGTTTGCGTCCACCGGGCCCGTTAACCGGGACTACGATGACGTCCGACGCTTCAGCGACGCAGCTGTTAATGGCATCAAGAG GGCCATGAAAGCAGGCATGCAGCGCCCCCTGCTGGTCTGTCCTCGTCACAGCAGCTATGACAGGAGCACCATGGTTGCTGCCCTAGGGGCTCTGCATGCCCTCTACATG CCTCTGGAGGTGAGGGAGGTGTCTGTGAAGCCCAGCCAGTATAAAGTGTGTGTTCTAGGGTTGTGGGTGGACCAGGAGGCCGAGGGGAAGGAGTTGGTGGATCTGGTCTCTGCTCTGGAGAGTGGACG gCTTGCTTGCCGTGACATAGGAGGGTCTGATCCTGAGAGGATGGCTGCTCCTCGTGTAGCTGAGTACGTCCAGGCCCTCTTTAAGGAGAGCCCAGTgcag GTGGATGTGGTGAGTGATCTGAAGGTGCTGGAGAAGGAATATCCCTGCCTTGCTGCTGTGAACCGCTGTGCCaatg CTGTGCCTCGTCACCAGGCCAGAGTAATCAAGCTGCAGTACTGTGGAGAGGGACCCATTCAACACACACTGATGCTGGTCGGCAAg GGCATCACCTATGACACCGGTGGAGCTGACATCAAGGCTGGTGGCATCATGGCTGGCATGCACAGAGATAAGTGTGGTGCTGCTGCCGTGGCTGGGTTCTTCCAG GTCCTGGCCAAACTCAAGCCCAAGCATTTGAAGGTGGTGGGTGGCATGGCGATGGTGAGGAACAGCGTGGGCTCAG aCTGCTACGTAGCTGATGAGTTGGTGGTGTCCCGTGCGGGTCGCAGGGTTCGCGTAGGGAACACCGATGCTGAGGGACGCATGGTGATGGTCGACCTGCTTTGTGAGATGAAGGAGAAG GCGGTGCGTGAGGTATCTCCTCAGCTGTTTACCATTGCCACTCTGACAGGACATGCCATCAGAGCCATGGGGCCCAACTACTCT ATCATCATGGACAACGGAGCTGCCCATCGCTCTGGCAATGCCCGTCAGTGGCAGAAAG CAGGGGAGGTTCTGGGTGATCTGTTTGAGGTGTCCAGTATCAGGCGTGAGGACTATGACTTCCATAAGGGGAAGTCAGAGTATGAGGAGATTCTGCAAAGCAACAACCTACCATCCTCTGCTACCCCCCGCGGACATCAAACCCCCGCTGCCTTCCTCATCATGGCCTCTGGGCTggacaag CACGGTGTGGACTCTGGCACTCCTCTGCCTTACTCTCACATCGACATCGCTGGCTCTAGCGGCCCCTTCCCTGGTGTTCCCACTGGCGCTCCAATCCTCGCCATGGCTACCAACTACATACTACCCAGTGCCTATCAACCCAACGACGCCCTGCCCAGAGCCTAG
- the fahd2a gene encoding fumarylacetoacetate hydrolase domain-containing protein 2A isoform X1: protein MRLPLHSLSLISRSLSDRLSAIPGRRGVCGAAMRLVQFCRQGDEGGVRVGVDRGEGLGVVDLKAFDPSMPMTMRELLEMGAKGMQCAQRALEVSPAQCVVPFAEVRLLSPVLAPEKVVCVGMNYRDHCLEQNAPIPKEPIIFSKFPSAITGPFDDITLPDESQEVDWEVELAFVIGRKGKHIKEEDAMSYVAGFTVANDVSARDWQMKRNGNQWLLGKTFDSFCPLGPALVTTSAVTDPHNLGIRCLVNGVAVQNSNTDQLIFKTEQVVAWVSQFVTLSPGDVFLTGTPPGVGVFRNPPVFLKKGDVVECQIDQVGVIRNNVV, encoded by the exons ATGAGACTTCCTCTTCACTCCTTGTCTCTCATCTCGAGGAGCTTGTCTGATAGGCTGTCTGCTATCCCTGGTAGGCGGGGAGTGTGTGGCGCTGCGATGCGATTGGTGCAGTTCTGCCGCCAAGGCGAtgagggaggggttagagtcgGCGTTGATCGGGGGGAGGGGCTAGGGGTCGTTGACCTTAAGGCCTTTGACCCTTCGATGCCCATGACAATGAGAGAGCTGCTGGAGATGGGAGCGAAGGGCATGCAGTGTGCACAGAg GGCACTGGAGGTTAGTCCTGCTCAGTGTGTGGTACCCTTTGCGGAGGTGAGGCTGCTGTCCCCAGTCCTAGCCCCAgagaaggtggtgtgtgtggggatgAACTACCGGGACCACTGCCTTGAGCAGAACGCCCCTATCCCTAAAGAGCCAATCATCTTCAGCAAGTTCCCCAGCGCCATTACTGGGCCCTTTGATGACATCACACTGCCTGACGAGAGCCAG GAGGTGGACTGGGAGGTGGAGCTAGCCTTTGTGATTGGACGAAAGGGGAAACACATTAAG GAAGAGGATGCTATGTCTTACGTGGCAGGTTTCACCGTTGCCAACGATGTCAGCGCACGTGATTGGCAGATGAAACGCAACGGGAACCAGTGGCTGCTGGGAAAAACCTTTGACAGCTTTTGTCCTCTCGGCCCCGCCTTAGTTACCACCTCCGCTGTGACGG ACCCCCATAACCTGGGTATCCGCTGTCTGGTAAATGGAGTTGCAGTCCAGAACAGCAACACTGACCAGCTGATCTTTAAGACTGAGCAAGTGGTGGCCTGGGTCTCAca GTTTGTGACGTTGTCTCCAGGTGACGTGTTTCTGACGGGGACTCCTCCAGGTGTGGGTGTGTTCAGGAACCCACCTGTCTTCCTCAAG AAAGGAGATGTGGTGGAATGTCAAATAGACCAGGTCGGGGTCATACGCAACAATGTTGTCTGA
- the fahd2a gene encoding fumarylacetoacetate hydrolase domain-containing protein 2A isoform X2 has product MRLVQFCRQGDEGGVRVGVDRGEGLGVVDLKAFDPSMPMTMRELLEMGAKGMQCAQRALEVSPAQCVVPFAEVRLLSPVLAPEKVVCVGMNYRDHCLEQNAPIPKEPIIFSKFPSAITGPFDDITLPDESQEVDWEVELAFVIGRKGKHIKEEDAMSYVAGFTVANDVSARDWQMKRNGNQWLLGKTFDSFCPLGPALVTTSAVTDPHNLGIRCLVNGVAVQNSNTDQLIFKTEQVVAWVSQFVTLSPGDVFLTGTPPGVGVFRNPPVFLKKGDVVECQIDQVGVIRNNVV; this is encoded by the exons ATGCGATTGGTGCAGTTCTGCCGCCAAGGCGAtgagggaggggttagagtcgGCGTTGATCGGGGGGAGGGGCTAGGGGTCGTTGACCTTAAGGCCTTTGACCCTTCGATGCCCATGACAATGAGAGAGCTGCTGGAGATGGGAGCGAAGGGCATGCAGTGTGCACAGAg GGCACTGGAGGTTAGTCCTGCTCAGTGTGTGGTACCCTTTGCGGAGGTGAGGCTGCTGTCCCCAGTCCTAGCCCCAgagaaggtggtgtgtgtggggatgAACTACCGGGACCACTGCCTTGAGCAGAACGCCCCTATCCCTAAAGAGCCAATCATCTTCAGCAAGTTCCCCAGCGCCATTACTGGGCCCTTTGATGACATCACACTGCCTGACGAGAGCCAG GAGGTGGACTGGGAGGTGGAGCTAGCCTTTGTGATTGGACGAAAGGGGAAACACATTAAG GAAGAGGATGCTATGTCTTACGTGGCAGGTTTCACCGTTGCCAACGATGTCAGCGCACGTGATTGGCAGATGAAACGCAACGGGAACCAGTGGCTGCTGGGAAAAACCTTTGACAGCTTTTGTCCTCTCGGCCCCGCCTTAGTTACCACCTCCGCTGTGACGG ACCCCCATAACCTGGGTATCCGCTGTCTGGTAAATGGAGTTGCAGTCCAGAACAGCAACACTGACCAGCTGATCTTTAAGACTGAGCAAGTGGTGGCCTGGGTCTCAca GTTTGTGACGTTGTCTCCAGGTGACGTGTTTCTGACGGGGACTCCTCCAGGTGTGGGTGTGTTCAGGAACCCACCTGTCTTCCTCAAG AAAGGAGATGTGGTGGAATGTCAAATAGACCAGGTCGGGGTCATACGCAACAATGTTGTCTGA